In Alnus glutinosa chromosome 7, dhAlnGlut1.1, whole genome shotgun sequence, the sequence aaaaccacaaaattaAATGATAGTCCACACGTactttcaaaattcaaattcgcTTAAATGCGGCCGAAGACGATTGGATGATATGAAACGTCGTGTGTGGGCTACCATTTAATTTTCTCTCGCGACCGTTTGGCACAAAATCTTTATCATGGTATTAATTGCTACCCGCGCACACAGAGTCACACTCCTTTACATCTAGAAAGACCAAAAGGCCAAGATCCAAAGTCTTGCTAACAGCAACGTGCATATGGGACACAGAATTATCAACTTATGATAATATAGTTCCACCTACTCTTTGAtctcaatttgaattttgactCTATTTATGGTAAATGGTTTTGCCTCTTAGGCCTGCCCTTCAATTTGacacaaagaaaaccaaaactTCAATATTATATCTAAAATAAAggataaaatattacaaaaaaaaaaaaaaaaaaaaaaaccttgaactAACAACCAATTTTAGAATAGCCTGTTAAATTTTTAAGTGCATTAATGCGAttcatcaaactatcaaagtgtgTCAAAAATGTCACTTatgtcaaaatatttttataatatatacccttattctcttaaaacctaaaataaaaaattaataattctttttatttatttatttatttttttaaaaaaagaaattttaaaaaactattaatttaaaaataaaaggttaaagaaattataaacttagaaaattaaaatattttaattttaattttaattttaatttttagttttatatggGACATACTCTCTCATATGTGGTATGTGTTAAAACTATAATCAAGTTATTCATCAATTactcacacacacaaaaaaaaaaaaaaaaaaaaaaaaaaaaaaaaaaaaaaaattcatcaattgATCCAAAAACACTCATGTTGAATGAGCCATTGCCGTCGACCACTTCAGAGGTGGTCGAAACAGCCCATAAAAAGGTGGGTCACTAGTATTGGATGGTGGTTGGGGTTTAGGTTTAATTCTGCCTCTCTCACAATTAACCTGAAGCAGCAAATTACCAAATGAGCCTCTACTACTTACAATCTCGTGGGGTAAGCCTGCTTCACTACTTCCACTATAAAAGCTGCTCAACACCCATTCTTATCCCTACGCCTTCTTTCTTTATAAACTCCAGcccttctccatctctctctctctctctctctcttggatcGAACACAGTCATGATGATGGTAATAGAAAGTCCATCCATTCTCCTGCTCTTGGGTTTTCTCTTAATGCAGTTGGCCCAATCTTCCACCACCAGCTTTACCGATCAAGAAGCTCTCATTGCCTTCAAATCTAAACTCACTTCCGGTCCAAATCAAACTGTCTTGGCTGGTAACTGGTCCACAACTACAAGCTTCTGCAATTGGATTGGGGTCTCATGTAGCCGACGCAGGCAAAGAGTCACTGCTTTGAACCTTTCCTACATGGGACTAGCTCCAAGGTGCCATTTCTCCACATATTGGTAACCTCTCCTTCCTAGTCTCACTTGATCTACGCAACAACAGCTTCTCTGGTTCTCTGCCTCATGAGATCAGCCGCCTAAGTCGCTTGAGAATACTCCGGCTCTTATTCAACCAATTGGAAGGTAGTATCCCTCCAACTTTGCAAAATTGCCGGAATCTTCAAAGAATACTACTTGCAGGAAACCACCTTACGGGCGCAATCCCATCAACCTTTGCCAACATGTCGTCATTAAAGGTCTTGAATTTGGATCAAAATAGCCTCACTGGTCCATTTCCTTTTCTCATCTTTAACATATCCTCTCTAACCGTAATTGGTCTTACAAAAAATCACATCTCAGGAACTCTTCCAATGGACCTCTGCCGCCATTGTCCTAATCTTCAACAGCTTTATCTTTCGTACAACAAATTTAGTGGTTGGCTCCCTTCACAAATGAATCACTGCAGAGAGCTTGTACTCTTATCTCTATCATACAATAAATTTGATGGGAGTATTCCAGAAGGTTTTGGGAGTCTAGAGAAGATTGAAGGGCTAGCTCTTGGAGGTAACAGCTTAACTGGTAATATACCTCCTACCATAACTAACTTGTCGAGGTTATCTTCATTTGGCATTGAGGATAACAACATTAAGGGAAGCATTCCGAGAGATTTATGGTGGCTtccaaatctgaaaatttttgCATGTGATTCAAATTATCTCACAGGATCAATCCCCCAATACATTTTCAACATTTCCTCTCTACAAGAAATCTCCTTGGAAGATAACTCCCTATATGGCAATCTTTCATCAGATTCTGGATTTTCCTGCCCCAGTCTTAAAAGTCTacttttttctcaaaacaaattTAGTGGTCCCATCCCACCGTATCTTTCAAATTGTTCCAACCTTGTCCTAGTAGATTTTGCTTCAAACATATTCTCTGGGCCAATACCAAAAAGTCTTGGAGACTTAAAATACCTCAGAATTCTTAATCTGGATTTGAATCAGCTAACAGGAGAGCCTGGCGATCAAGAGCTTAATTTCTTTTCGTCTTTCTCTAATTGCAGAGTTTTGGAATTCCTAGGCATATCCTACAATCCTTTGGATATTACTCTTCCAGATTCTATTGGAAACTTTTCAACCACCCTTCATACCTTTACTTTATTCCAAAGCCAAATAAAGGGTCATATTCCTATGAGTATAGGTTCCTTAAAAGGCTTGACATGGCTTGAGCTGGGCAATAACAATTTGACTGGAAACATACCATCCACAATTGGGGGATTGAAGAGTTTACAAAGATTGGAACTTGGtgataataaaattgaaggatTCATTCCAGAAGAGATTTGTCAGCTAAAGAACTTAGGTGAGTTATATctctcaaaaaacaaaatctctgGATCCATACCAAATTGTATTTCTAGCCTCAATTCTTTGCAAAGGCTATACCTCAGTTTTAATAGGTTGGAAACACCAATGCCATTAAATTTATGGAGCCTTGAAAATCTATTGTTTTTGGACCTATCATCGAATTTCCTTGGTGGATATTTGTCTCCAAACATGAAAAAATTGCTTGCTATTGAACACATAGATTTATCTCGAAACCAAATTACAGGAAATATTCCAAGCATCATTGGAGCTTTTGAAAGCCTAAATTATCTTAATTTGTCAAAGAACTCATTTCAAGGAGAAATCCCACACTCGTTTGGAGACTTGAAAGGATTGGATATCGTAGATCTCTCTTACAATGATCTATCTGGTGCAATTCCTAAGTCTCTTGAGGCACTTTCACAGCTCAAAGATTTGAATGTATCTTTTAACAAGCTATCCGGAGCGATACCATCTAGTGAGCCTTTTGCAAACTTCACAGCAAAATCATTTTTGGGAAACAAGGCGCTTTGTGGGAATCCAATTTTTGGAGTTCTACCATGTCCAAATTCAGGCTCCAAAGGATCAAAGGTGAAACAAATTCTGCTCAAATATTTTCTTCCTGCCATTGCTTTGGTCATACTCTGTTTGGCATTGGTTTATATCCTGAGAAGACATCGAGAAAGTAACTTGCAGGTTCCAAGTTTATTTAATACATTGCCTGTATTGGAGCATAGAATGATATCATATCAAGAGCTTTGCCAAGGGACACACAACTTTTGTGAAAGCAACTTGCTTGGAGTCGGAGGTTTTGGTTCTGTATACAAAGGGGTGCTATTTGACGGGACAATTGTTGCTGTTAAAGTTCTAAATTTGCAACTGTCGGGGGCTTTCAAGAGTTTTGATGTTGAATGCAAGGTCTTACAAGCAATCCGACATAGAAATCTTGTTAAGGTCATAAGTACATGCTCCAATCCTGAGTTCAAAGCTTTAGTACTGCAATACATGTCGAACGGTAGCCTTGAAAGGTGGTTATACTCTTATAACTACTGCTTGAGTCTTCTTCAAAGAGTGAGCATTATGGTTGATGTTGCATCGGCGTTGGACTATCTCCACAACGGTCTATCAGAATCTGTGGTGCACTGTGATTTGAAACCTACCAATATCCTTCTAAATGAGGACATGGTTGCACACGTGGGTGACTTTGGCATTGCAAAGATTTTGGTTGAAAACAAGGATGCTACACAAACCAAAACTCTTAGTACACTTGGCTATATTGCTCCAGGTACATGAATTCACCTCTACCTATTTTATTACTAAATGGCTATCTAATGGGGGCTAATATCGTGACCAACAATAGTTGTTAGTTTCAAGATTAAAACCAATTAATGTACATGACAATTTtccataatttaattttaaagtaGCATTAGATTCATATAAATATACACTAGTACTgaaaattactatatatatctcaaaGTCGAACAATTATGTTCTGTGAGCTCACTATGttgaattgaaataatttaataGGATATGCATGTGTAATGTATGTTTCAATTTTGGACTTGTAAATGTAATAGGATTATGGTTTGCTTTGTCATTTACGGCCACTCTATTACCCATTTTATGGCCACTTAGAATGCAAAATGTATTGGAACGATTgctctaaattaaaattgagaAGAAAAGCTATCCACGTATGATAATCAATTTA encodes:
- the LOC133872595 gene encoding receptor kinase-like protein Xa21, translated to MDLCRHCPNLQQLYLSYNKFSGWLPSQMNHCRELVLLSLSYNKFDGSIPEGFGSLEKIEGLALGGNSLTGNIPPTITNLSRLSSFGIEDNNIKGSIPRDLWWLPNLKIFACDSNYLTGSIPQYIFNISSLQEISLEDNSLYGNLSSDSGFSCPSLKSLLFSQNKFSGPIPPYLSNCSNLVLVDFASNIFSGPIPKSLGDLKYLRILNLDLNQLTGEPGDQELNFFSSFSNCRVLEFLGISYNPLDITLPDSIGNFSTTLHTFTLFQSQIKGHIPMSIGSLKGLTWLELGNNNLTGNIPSTIGGLKSLQRLELGDNKIEGFIPEEICQLKNLGELYLSKNKISGSIPNCISSLNSLQRLYLSFNRLETPMPLNLWSLENLLFLDLSSNFLGGYLSPNMKKLLAIEHIDLSRNQITGNIPSIIGAFESLNYLNLSKNSFQGEIPHSFGDLKGLDIVDLSYNDLSGAIPKSLEALSQLKDLNVSFNKLSGAIPSSEPFANFTAKSFLGNKALCGNPIFGVLPCPNSGSKGSKVKQILLKYFLPAIALVILCLALVYILRRHRESNLQVPSLFNTLPVLEHRMISYQELCQGTHNFCESNLLGVGGFGSVYKGVLFDGTIVAVKVLNLQLSGAFKSFDVECKVLQAIRHRNLVKVISTCSNPEFKALVLQYMSNGSLERWLYSYNYCLSLLQRVSIMVDVASALDYLHNGLSESVVHCDLKPTNILLNEDMVAHVGDFGIAKILVENKDATQTKTLSTLGYIAPEYGFEGKVSIKGDVYSYGITLLEMITRKKPTDKMFVGELTMRQWINASLPDRMMEVVDDGLLRI